A single genomic interval of Labrus bergylta chromosome 18, fLabBer1.1, whole genome shotgun sequence harbors:
- the wdr43 gene encoding WD repeat-containing protein 43, which yields MAADGGSSSLQLPCAFSPKSRQYLALCAQDGRLRIWNTDSKTLHQEYVPSAHLSATCICIAWGPCRTVKEGPQRKKRKSEAGQVEEKADLLAMGTAAGTVLIYSTAKGALHCTLDGGHSGGVNCVQWHPDDSLLYSGSDDTNIIEWDLQTGKPRSRWKADRAAVSSLCVSPDGKLLLSAGQVIKMWDLDTKEVYRKFTGHSTAVTTLCFATTRPPDSNGLYFLSGAAHDRLLSVWQVREDGKDKNSVVSFTLTDEPQHIDIVSSNSKDEAVRMAVVCKDGQMHLFEHFLNGPCKKPFSPSCTVQMSDTKDSPMPIPLLAAALGADTRSVLLTYGNHLQPVVERVEINTAERHICLTRDVQTTLSLSMETTVSKVKTPIVNAKSKVLVPGLPGHQGPVKGTEKRKKDTDTKELSIAERLGEIDLSTVSAVKGAPKGTASLQTDNFAVLLVQGLESSDANILNKVFQTRKEVVIKKTVARLPLPAVLPLVEEITKRLQGHPFTAVLMVRWLKAVLMHHTSYLASLPDLVTQLGVLYHMIESRVKMFHKLTKLHGKLYLLTTQVATGDSNTVTDVDHTAKLVYEEESSDEDEASGDEGLPDEEDSDNWEEEEAMEEKMEDKEEEDEEDPDSRTDSKANGEEDMDHENESEEE from the exons ATGGCGGCCGATGGAGGCAGCTCTTCACTGCAGCTACCCTGCGCCTTTTCACCTAAATCACGACAGTACTTAGCGCTGTGTGCCCAGGATGGCAGACTGCGCATCTGGAACACAGACAGTAAAACACTTCATCAAGAATATGTGCCTTCAGCTCATTTGAGCGCCACCTGTATCTGCATAGCTTGGGGACCATGCCGGACAGTCAAG GAGGGAcctcagaggaagaagaggaaatcGGAGGCAGGACAGGTGGAGGAGAAGGCAGACCTGTTGGCGATGGGCACAGCAGCGGGTACTGTTCTCATTTACAGTACAGCAAAGGGAGCGCTGCACTGTACTCTG GATGGAGGCCACAGTGGAGGAGTGAATTGTGTCCAGTGGCACCCTGATGACAGTTTATTATACAGCGGCTCAGATGACACAAACATCATAGAGTGGGACCTGCAGACAGGCAAACCAAGAAG TAGGTGGAAGGCCGACCGTGCAGCAGTgagcagtctgtgtgtgagcCCTGATGGCAAACTGCTGCTTTCAGCCGGTCAGGTTATCAAGATGTGGGACTTGGACACCAaggaggtgtacagg AAGTTCACAGGCCACTCCACAGCTGTGACGACCCTCTGCTTTGCCACCACGCGACCTCCCGACAGCAACGGCCTCTACTTCCTGTCTGGCGCTGCACATGATCGTCTTCTTAGTGTTTG GCAAGTACGAGAAGATGGCAAGGACAAGAACTCGGTTGTTTCCTTCACATTGACGGACGAGCCTCAACACATCGACATCGTCTCGTCCAACAGCAAGGACGAG GCTGTGAGGATGGCAGTGGTGTGTAAGGACGGACAGATGCATCTCTTTGAGCACTTTTTAAATGG GCCCTGTAAGAAGCCGTTTTCACCCTCATGTACGGTGCAGATGTCAGACACAAAAGACTCCCCGATGCCGATCCCGCTTCTGGCCGCCGCTCTCGGAGCTGATACACGGAGCGTGCTGCTGACGTACGGAAACCACCTTCAGCCGGTCGTGGAGAGAGTG GAGATCAACACCGCAGAGAGACACATCTGCCTGACCCGGGATGTTCAGACCACCTTGTCTCTTTCCATGGAAACCACTGTTTCCAAG GTGAAAACCCCAATCGTCAACGCCAAGAGCAAAGTGTTGGTCCCAGGGCTTCCCGGTCATCAAGGACCAGTCAAGGGAAcggagaagaggaaaaaagacacagacaccaAAGAG TTGTCGATAGCAGAGCGACTCGGTGAAATCGACCTGTCCACAGTCTCTGCTGTGAAGGGAGCGCCTAAAGGGACCGCCTCTTTACAGACGGACAACTTTGCAGTTCTGCTGGTGCAGGGCCTGGAGAGCAGCGACGCCAACATCCTCAAT AAAGTTTTTCAAACTCGCAAAGAAGTGGTGATAAAGAAAACGGTTGCTCGGTTACCCCTCCCTGCTGTCTTGCCTTTAGTGGAAGAG ATCACAAAGAGGCTCCAAGGGCATCCTTTCAC GGCAGTGTTAATGGTACGGTGGCTCAAGGCTGTGCTCATGCACCACACATCATATCTGGCATCG CTGCCAGACCTGGTTACCCAGCTGGGAGTTCTGTATCACATGATCGAGAGCAGAGTGAAGATGTTCCACAAGCTGACGAAGCTGCACGGGAAGCTGTATCTCCTAACGACGCAG GTGGCGACAGGTGACAGCAACACGGTTACAGATGTTGACCACACAGCTAAGCTGGTGTATGAGGAGG AATCATCTGATGAAGACGAGGCCTCTGGTGATGAAGGTCTTCCAGATGAAGAGGACTCGGAT AActgggaagaggaggaggcgatggaggagaaaatggaggacaaggaggaggaagacgaggaggatcCAGACAGCCGAACAGATTCCAAAGCTAACGGAGAGGAAGACATGGATCACGAAAACGAAAGTGAAGAAGAATGA
- the trmt61b gene encoding tRNA (adenine(58)-N(1))-methyltransferase, mitochondrial isoform X2 yields MAVQTPLSGLLFMHRLLRISSSTQRHVSNRDIQGTLHKHRRVIRTFSTASWKCKENEGDNADSSSPLSTKLTPSQALMFRKRRPLSPLERISGMLPQDTLSPEVLQLREQSKQDPEDGACIQESVTQEDTGHEFISGPESHHASDEAEEPNSSDSHSNPAFDGGESCLSATLPGENLIAFGELLVAEYRKQGQVEFRKMFQLQTGTRLQSAWGVIMHNDIAGQPAGCSLKTNRGVSLLIRRASLDDYVLFMKRGPVITYPKDAVTMLMMMDVSEGDCVLESGSGSGAMSLFLSRAVGSKGRVLSVEVRDDHQKRAILNYKRWRAAWSLRRGEEWPDNVQFLSADLSTASSLLAGQGFHSVALDMSNPQLVLPIVIPHLHSGAVCAVYLANITQVTDMLEGLRCLKLPVLYESIIEVPIRDWLVAPARQKDGSYCTRKAPIQTENHMEEDEETSRDTDKETTTEEQPAFGSVPYIARPHPLQKSHTAFLVKLRKYVH; encoded by the exons ATGGCTGTGCAAACGCCGTTATCTGGACTTCTGTTTATGCACAGACTGTTGAGGATCAGCTCATCCACTCAGAGACATGTCAGTAACAGGGACATACAGGGaacactacacaaacacaggagggTGATCAGAACTTTTTCTACTGCTTCCTGGAAATGCAAAGAGAATGAGGGAGACAACGCAGACTCTTCTTCACCCCTGAGCACCAAGCTGACCCCCAGTCAAGCACTGATGTTCAGGAAGAGGCGACCCCTGTCCCCCCTGGAGAGGATCAGTGGCATGCTGCCCCAGGACACCCTGAGTCCTGAGGTGTTGCAGCTCAGGGAGCAGAGCAAGCAAGACCCTGAAGATGGGGCATGTATCCAGGAGTCAGTTACACAAGAGGACACTGGACATGAGTTTATCTCAGGTCCAGAATCCCATCATGCATCAGATGAAGCTGAGGAGCCAAACAGTTCTGATAGTCATTCAAACCCAGCATTTGATGGGGGTGAAAGTTGTCTTTCGGCCACTCTTCCAGGGGAGAACTTGATTGCATTTGGGGAGCTGCTTGTGGCGGAGTATCGAAAGCAGGGGCAGGTGGAGTTCAGGAAGATGTTCCAGCTGCAGACAGGCACACGGCTGCAGAGCGCCTGGGGGGTCATCATGCACAATGACATAGCCGGACAGCCTGCAGGTTGCTCCTTGAAAACAAACAGGGGTGTGTCACTCCTCATACGTCGAGCAAGTCTAGATGATTATGTGCTGTTCATGAAGAGGGGGCCGGTCATCACATACCCCAAG GATGCTGTTACTATGCTCATGATGATGGATGTGAGTGAGGGAGACTGCGTGCTGGAGTCAGGTTCAGGGTCCGGGGCCATGTCTCTGTTCCTGTCCAGAGCag TCGGCTCCAAGGGTCGCGTGCTGAGTGTGGAGGTCAGAGATGACCACCAAAAAAGAGCCATACTGAACTACAAGCGCTGGAGGGCAGCGTGGAGTCTGCGGCGAGGGGAGGAGTGGCCTGACAACGTCCAGTTTCTAAGCGCTGACCTCAGCACGGCGTCCTCACTCCTCGCTGGTCAGGGATTCCACTCG GTTGCTCTCGACATGAGCAACCCTCAGCTGGTTTTACCCATCGTGATTCCACATCTGCACTCTGGAGCCGTTTGTGCTGTCTACCTCGCCAA TATAACACAGGTCACTGACATGCTGGAAGGGCTGCGATGTTTGAAGCTCCCTGTGCTGTATGAATCTATCATCGAGGTTCCCATCAGGGATTGGTTGGTGGCTCCAGCCCGCCAGAAAGACGGGAGCTACTGCACGAGGAAGGCCCCGATTCAGACTGAAAACCACatggaggaggacgaggagacaTCACGCGACACAGACAAAG AGACGACCACAGAGGAACAGCCGGCCTTTGGGAGTGTTCCTTACATTGCCAGACCACATCCTTTACAAAAGAGCCACACAG ctttccTGGTGAAACTGAGGAAATAtgtacattaa
- the trmt61b gene encoding tRNA (adenine(58)-N(1))-methyltransferase, mitochondrial isoform X1, with amino-acid sequence MAVQTPLSGLLFMHRLLRISSSTQRHVSNRDIQGTLHKHRRVIRTFSTASWKCKENEGDNADSSSPLSTKLTPSQALMFRKRRPLSPLERISGMLPQDTLSPEVLQLREQSKQDPEDGACIQESVTQEDTGHEFISGPESHHASDEAEEPNSSDSHSNPAFDGGESCLSATLPGENLIAFGELLVAEYRKQGQVEFRKMFQLQTGTRLQSAWGVIMHNDIAGQPAGCSLKTNRGVSLLIRRASLDDYVLFMKRGPVITYPKDAVTMLMMMDVSEGDCVLESGSGSGAMSLFLSRAVGSKGRVLSVEVRDDHQKRAILNYKRWRAAWSLRRGEEWPDNVQFLSADLSTASSLLAGQGFHSVALDMSNPQLVLPIVIPHLHSGAVCAVYLANITQVTDMLEGLRCLKLPVLYESIIEVPIRDWLVAPARQKDGSYCTRKAPIQTENHMEEDEETSRDTDKEETTTEEQPAFGSVPYIARPHPLQKSHTAFLVKLRKYVH; translated from the exons ATGGCTGTGCAAACGCCGTTATCTGGACTTCTGTTTATGCACAGACTGTTGAGGATCAGCTCATCCACTCAGAGACATGTCAGTAACAGGGACATACAGGGaacactacacaaacacaggagggTGATCAGAACTTTTTCTACTGCTTCCTGGAAATGCAAAGAGAATGAGGGAGACAACGCAGACTCTTCTTCACCCCTGAGCACCAAGCTGACCCCCAGTCAAGCACTGATGTTCAGGAAGAGGCGACCCCTGTCCCCCCTGGAGAGGATCAGTGGCATGCTGCCCCAGGACACCCTGAGTCCTGAGGTGTTGCAGCTCAGGGAGCAGAGCAAGCAAGACCCTGAAGATGGGGCATGTATCCAGGAGTCAGTTACACAAGAGGACACTGGACATGAGTTTATCTCAGGTCCAGAATCCCATCATGCATCAGATGAAGCTGAGGAGCCAAACAGTTCTGATAGTCATTCAAACCCAGCATTTGATGGGGGTGAAAGTTGTCTTTCGGCCACTCTTCCAGGGGAGAACTTGATTGCATTTGGGGAGCTGCTTGTGGCGGAGTATCGAAAGCAGGGGCAGGTGGAGTTCAGGAAGATGTTCCAGCTGCAGACAGGCACACGGCTGCAGAGCGCCTGGGGGGTCATCATGCACAATGACATAGCCGGACAGCCTGCAGGTTGCTCCTTGAAAACAAACAGGGGTGTGTCACTCCTCATACGTCGAGCAAGTCTAGATGATTATGTGCTGTTCATGAAGAGGGGGCCGGTCATCACATACCCCAAG GATGCTGTTACTATGCTCATGATGATGGATGTGAGTGAGGGAGACTGCGTGCTGGAGTCAGGTTCAGGGTCCGGGGCCATGTCTCTGTTCCTGTCCAGAGCag TCGGCTCCAAGGGTCGCGTGCTGAGTGTGGAGGTCAGAGATGACCACCAAAAAAGAGCCATACTGAACTACAAGCGCTGGAGGGCAGCGTGGAGTCTGCGGCGAGGGGAGGAGTGGCCTGACAACGTCCAGTTTCTAAGCGCTGACCTCAGCACGGCGTCCTCACTCCTCGCTGGTCAGGGATTCCACTCG GTTGCTCTCGACATGAGCAACCCTCAGCTGGTTTTACCCATCGTGATTCCACATCTGCACTCTGGAGCCGTTTGTGCTGTCTACCTCGCCAA TATAACACAGGTCACTGACATGCTGGAAGGGCTGCGATGTTTGAAGCTCCCTGTGCTGTATGAATCTATCATCGAGGTTCCCATCAGGGATTGGTTGGTGGCTCCAGCCCGCCAGAAAGACGGGAGCTACTGCACGAGGAAGGCCCCGATTCAGACTGAAAACCACatggaggaggacgaggagacaTCACGCGACACAGACAAAG AAGAGACGACCACAGAGGAACAGCCGGCCTTTGGGAGTGTTCCTTACATTGCCAGACCACATCCTTTACAAAAGAGCCACACAG ctttccTGGTGAAACTGAGGAAATAtgtacattaa